In the genome of Noviherbaspirillum sp. L7-7A, one region contains:
- a CDS encoding CusA/CzcA family heavy metal efflux RND transporter: MIQSLIKGALNQRLIVVVLAFVLMAFGLNAARKLSVDAFPDVTNVQVQIATEAPGRSPEEVERLVTAPIEISMTGLPAMTEIRSLNKAGLSLITLVFTDQTDVYFARQLVMERLIEIGQRLPQNVTPILGPVSTGLGEVYQYTLERADDGDRTLSVEELTRRRNTQDWVVRPLLRSIPGVAEINSQGGYVKQYQVLVNPDRLRHYGITLQEVYRSLALNNANSGGGVLPQFAEQYLIRGLGLIKDTEDIRNIVLKESGGVPVMIRNVADVQIGHDVRVGALVKNGVTESVGGVVMMLRGGNAKEVVSRIQERVAEINDKGMLPDDLRIVSYYDRSELVDSALYTVIKVLIEGVILVVVVLFLFLGDVRSSLAVVATLVLTPLLTFIVMNHFGLSANLMSLGGMAIAIGLMVDGPAVVVENAHVHLARPAGQQNRLQRILPAVMEVATPVIFGISIIILVFLPLMTLSGMEGKMFAPLAYTIAIALFISLFLSLTLTPVLSSYLLKVEPGDGEHDTRLIAAMKKPYLPLLRAALESPKKTFIGAVVVFLGSLAVVPLLGTAFIPEMKEGSVVPGINRVPNISLEESIRMEQKAMALVMTVPGVKSAVSSVGRGESPADPQGQNESTPIVSLKPRDEWPDGWNQDDIAEEIRKKLLQLPGVQIVMAQPISDRVDEMVTGVRSDVAVKVFGEDIDTLKKKADEIARVARGVAGAYDLRVEQVAGQQYLSVDINRQAIARLGINVADVHDVIETAIGGKVATEIYEGTRRYNAVVRLPESFRNNVAAIRSQLITTADGAAVRLENVATITVHDGPAQISREAAQRRIVVGVNVKDRDLGGFVAELRAAVEKQVALPEGYRLEWGGQFQNMERALGHLSIIVPVTIAAIFFLLFLLFGSLKLATLIIMVLPFASIGGIFGLFIAGEYLSVPASVGFIALWGIAVLNGVVLVSYIRSLRRAGTPLREASQLGATSRFRPVMMTATVAMLGLVPFLFSTGPGSEVQRPLAIVVIGGLVTSTLLTLVVLPALYQWFDDTGNHKGDDGV, encoded by the coding sequence ATGATCCAATCCCTTATCAAGGGCGCCCTGAACCAGCGCCTGATCGTGGTCGTGCTGGCATTCGTGTTGATGGCCTTTGGCCTAAATGCCGCAAGAAAACTCTCGGTCGATGCCTTCCCTGACGTTACCAATGTGCAGGTGCAGATCGCCACCGAAGCGCCGGGCCGCTCGCCCGAGGAAGTGGAACGGCTGGTGACGGCGCCCATCGAGATCTCGATGACAGGCTTGCCGGCAATGACCGAGATCCGTTCGCTGAACAAGGCCGGGCTGTCGCTGATCACGCTGGTGTTTACCGACCAGACCGATGTGTATTTCGCGCGCCAGCTGGTGATGGAGCGCCTGATCGAGATCGGCCAGCGGCTACCGCAAAATGTCACGCCCATATTGGGGCCGGTGTCCACCGGACTCGGCGAGGTCTATCAGTACACCCTGGAACGCGCCGACGATGGCGACCGCACGCTGTCGGTGGAAGAACTGACCCGGCGCCGCAATACCCAGGACTGGGTGGTGCGGCCGCTGCTGCGCTCGATACCGGGCGTGGCCGAAATCAATTCCCAGGGCGGCTACGTGAAGCAGTACCAGGTGCTGGTGAACCCGGATCGGCTACGCCACTACGGCATCACGCTGCAGGAAGTCTACCGTTCGCTGGCGCTGAACAATGCCAACTCCGGCGGCGGCGTGCTGCCGCAATTCGCGGAGCAGTACCTGATCCGCGGCCTGGGCCTGATCAAGGACACCGAGGACATCCGCAATATCGTGCTGAAGGAAAGCGGCGGCGTGCCGGTAATGATACGCAACGTGGCAGACGTGCAGATCGGCCACGACGTGCGGGTCGGCGCGCTGGTGAAGAACGGCGTTACCGAATCGGTGGGTGGCGTGGTGATGATGCTGCGCGGCGGTAATGCGAAGGAAGTGGTGTCGCGCATCCAGGAGCGGGTGGCGGAAATTAATGACAAGGGCATGCTGCCCGACGACCTGCGCATCGTGTCTTATTACGACCGCTCGGAACTGGTCGATTCGGCACTGTACACCGTGATCAAGGTGCTGATCGAAGGCGTCATTTTGGTGGTGGTGGTGCTGTTCCTGTTTCTGGGCGACGTGCGTTCGTCGCTGGCCGTGGTAGCCACGCTGGTGCTGACGCCGCTGTTGACTTTCATCGTGATGAATCATTTCGGCCTGTCGGCCAACCTGATGTCGCTGGGCGGCATGGCCATTGCGATCGGCTTGATGGTGGACGGCCCGGCGGTGGTGGTGGAAAACGCCCACGTCCATCTTGCGCGGCCGGCAGGCCAGCAGAACCGGCTGCAGCGTATCCTGCCGGCGGTGATGGAAGTGGCCACGCCGGTGATCTTCGGCATCAGCATCATCATCCTGGTGTTCCTGCCGCTGATGACGCTATCGGGCATGGAAGGCAAGATGTTCGCGCCATTAGCCTATACCATCGCGATTGCGCTGTTCATCTCGCTGTTCCTGTCGCTGACCCTGACGCCGGTGCTGTCGTCCTATCTGCTCAAGGTTGAGCCTGGCGACGGCGAGCACGACACCCGGCTGATCGCGGCGATGAAGAAGCCCTACCTGCCCCTGCTGCGGGCGGCGCTAGAGTCACCCAAGAAAACCTTCATCGGCGCGGTGGTGGTGTTCCTAGGTTCGCTGGCGGTGGTGCCACTGCTGGGCACGGCCTTCATTCCGGAGATGAAGGAAGGATCGGTGGTGCCGGGCATTAACCGTGTGCCCAACATCTCGCTAGAGGAATCGATCCGCATGGAGCAGAAGGCCATGGCCCTGGTGATGACGGTGCCGGGCGTGAAGTCGGCGGTGTCGTCGGTGGGCCGCGGCGAGTCGCCGGCCGATCCGCAGGGCCAGAACGAGTCCACGCCCATCGTCAGCCTGAAGCCGCGCGATGAATGGCCCGACGGCTGGAACCAGGACGACATCGCCGAGGAGATCCGCAAGAAGCTGCTGCAGTTGCCGGGCGTGCAGATCGTGATGGCCCAGCCGATCTCGGACCGGGTCGATGAAATGGTGACCGGCGTGCGTTCCGATGTGGCCGTGAAGGTGTTCGGCGAGGACATCGACACGCTTAAGAAGAAGGCCGACGAGATCGCCCGCGTGGCGCGCGGTGTGGCCGGCGCCTATGACCTGCGGGTCGAGCAGGTGGCGGGCCAGCAGTACCTGTCGGTGGACATCAACCGCCAGGCGATTGCGCGGCTGGGCATCAACGTGGCCGACGTGCATGACGTGATCGAGACCGCGATCGGCGGCAAAGTTGCCACCGAGATTTATGAAGGCACCCGCCGCTACAATGCGGTGGTACGGCTGCCGGAGTCCTTCCGCAACAATGTCGCGGCAATACGCTCCCAGCTCATCACTACCGCCGACGGCGCGGCGGTGCGCCTGGAAAACGTCGCCACCATCACGGTGCATGACGGCCCGGCGCAGATCTCGCGCGAGGCGGCGCAGCGCCGCATCGTGGTGGGCGTGAACGTGAAGGACCGTGACCTCGGTGGCTTCGTGGCCGAGTTGCGCGCGGCGGTGGAAAAGCAGGTGGCGCTGCCGGAAGGCTACCGTCTGGAGTGGGGCGGCCAGTTCCAGAACATGGAACGCGCGCTGGGCCACCTATCCATCATCGTGCCGGTGACGATTGCCGCCATCTTCTTCCTGCTGTTCCTGCTGTTCGGCTCGCTCAAGCTGGCAACGCTGATCATCATGGTGCTGCCGTTTGCTTCCATCGGCGGCATCTTCGGGCTGTTCATCGCCGGCGAGTACCTGTCGGTGCCGGCATCGGTGGGCTTTATTGCGCTGTGGGGCATTGCGGTGCTTAACGGCGTGGTGCTGGTGTCCTATATCCGCAGCCTGCGCCGGGCCGGCACGCCGCTGCGGGAAGCGTCCCAGCTTGGCGCCACCTCGCGCTTTAGGCCGGTGATGATGACCGCCACGGTCGCGATGTTAGGCCTGGTGCCTTTCCTGTTCTCCACCGGGCCGGGCTCGGAAGTGCAGCGGCCGCTGGCCATCGTGGTGATCGGCGGGCTGGTGACGTCGACGCTGCTGACGCTGGTGGTGCTGCCGGCCCTGTACCAGTGGTTCGACGATACCGGCAATCACAAGGGCGACGACGGCGTGTAA
- a CDS encoding efflux RND transporter periplasmic adaptor subunit, which translates to MNAFPFPTARGRAGLCAAALLLPLALLAACDSSKDADTAKAPATKDAQAQRKDPTLVTASAEMQRELVVKPVTTVPISQTERIAGHVDFDQYRVARIGANVTGRVTQLHVTRGQSVKAGDLLAQLNSTELGTSQLSYLSADARARLNQRNVERARQLLAADVIGSAELQKRESELAIAEAEKRAAAEQLRVQGMSAGAIRALGNSGTINSTSQIIATAPGVVVEHKVALGQVTQPADMLFTIADLSRVWVVAEVPEQQINGIKVGQSVQVEVPALGDQRVEGKLVYVGATVDAERRTVTVRTELDNPERMLKPAMLATMLIASRPVDKLAVPAGAVVRESDEDHVLKDEGNGRFRMVKVKLGPEFAGVRPVESGLQPDDRVVVEGAFHLNNERKRMLLSE; encoded by the coding sequence ATGAACGCTTTCCCATTCCCGACCGCGCGTGGCAGGGCCGGCCTGTGCGCCGCCGCGCTGCTGCTGCCGCTGGCGCTGCTTGCCGCATGCGACTCTTCCAAAGACGCGGACACGGCAAAGGCCCCCGCGACCAAGGATGCCCAAGCGCAGCGCAAGGACCCGACCCTGGTTACGGCCAGCGCCGAGATGCAGCGCGAGCTGGTAGTCAAGCCGGTGACGACGGTGCCAATCAGCCAGACCGAGCGCATTGCCGGCCATGTCGACTTCGACCAATACCGGGTGGCGCGCATCGGCGCCAACGTCACCGGGCGCGTGACCCAGCTGCATGTCACCCGCGGTCAAAGCGTCAAGGCGGGCGACCTGCTGGCCCAGCTCAACAGCACCGAGCTCGGCACCTCGCAACTCAGTTACCTGAGCGCCGATGCCCGCGCCAGGTTGAACCAGCGCAATGTCGAGCGTGCCAGGCAACTGCTGGCGGCCGACGTGATCGGCTCGGCCGAACTGCAGAAGCGGGAAAGCGAACTGGCCATTGCGGAAGCCGAAAAGCGCGCCGCCGCCGAACAGCTGCGAGTGCAAGGCATGAGCGCCGGCGCCATCCGCGCACTGGGCAACAGCGGCACCATCAACTCGACCTCGCAGATCATCGCCACCGCGCCCGGCGTGGTGGTGGAGCACAAGGTCGCGCTGGGCCAGGTGACCCAGCCGGCGGACATGCTATTTACCATTGCCGACCTGTCGCGGGTCTGGGTGGTGGCCGAGGTGCCCGAGCAGCAGATCAATGGCATCAAGGTTGGGCAGAGCGTGCAGGTCGAGGTGCCAGCGCTGGGCGACCAGCGCGTCGAAGGCAAGCTGGTGTATGTAGGCGCCACGGTCGATGCCGAGCGGCGCACCGTCACCGTGCGTACCGAGCTCGACAACCCCGAGCGCATGCTCAAGCCGGCGATGCTGGCCACGATGCTGATCGCCAGCCGTCCAGTGGACAAGCTGGCGGTGCCGGCCGGCGCGGTGGTGCGGGAAAGCGATGAAGACCATGTGCTGAAGGACGAAGGCAACGGCCGCTTCCGCATGGTGAAGGTCAAGCTGGGGCCAGAATTCGCCGGCGTGCGACCGGTGGAAAGCGGGCTGCAGCCCGACGACCGGGTCGTGGTCGAAGGCGCCTTCCATCTCAACAATGAACGCAAGCGCATGCTGCTGAGCGAGTGA
- a CDS encoding TolC family protein, with protein MSGNDQSLAAPRAVASLLRLTLCVGALFCIGAPVQAQEKYSLSQLVGLAQEQHPRLRAAAEGVNGAVAAIDTARAYPNPEVEWANGSQRARVPTAIAGNTHGVTLAQRLDLPGQRNARISAATASLTAEQAQLRLSRQELVRMVKLRYYDVLRRESELDAAEQDLKTSEQVRERVSVRVSTGEAPRYDIIRADAELLNAQKQAQSARLRVEQAKAALRNSVGNVLPLNFDVNAEIEPLPELPPLATLETQVLERNAGLARARALTLRGREQLGLERALRTPAVTLRAGYDEDPEVRSTRFGVTVTIPIWDRRRGPVAEATAQLSRLQFEQEQAEFDLRQQVSNAYQQYQIGSNQVSALESGIIRQAEAALRVAEAAYRFGERGILDYLDAQRVYRSARNELISARFERRAALIDIQTLNQE; from the coding sequence ATGTCAGGCAATGATCAATCCCTGGCCGCGCCGCGCGCGGTCGCTTCCTTGTTGCGGCTGACGCTCTGCGTCGGCGCGCTATTCTGCATCGGCGCGCCGGTCCAGGCACAGGAGAAGTATTCCCTTTCGCAACTGGTCGGACTGGCGCAGGAGCAGCATCCAAGGCTGCGGGCGGCAGCCGAAGGCGTCAATGGCGCAGTCGCCGCCATCGATACCGCTCGCGCTTACCCGAACCCCGAAGTGGAATGGGCCAACGGCTCGCAGCGCGCCCGTGTTCCTACCGCCATCGCCGGCAATACCCATGGCGTGACGCTAGCGCAGCGGCTGGACCTTCCTGGCCAGCGCAATGCCCGCATCAGTGCCGCAACCGCCAGCCTGACCGCCGAACAGGCGCAGCTGCGTTTGTCACGGCAGGAGCTGGTGCGTATGGTCAAGCTGCGCTACTACGATGTGCTGCGGCGGGAGTCCGAGCTCGATGCCGCCGAGCAGGATTTGAAAACCTCGGAGCAGGTGCGGGAACGGGTCTCGGTGCGGGTGTCCACCGGCGAGGCGCCGCGCTACGACATCATCCGGGCCGATGCCGAACTGCTCAATGCGCAGAAGCAGGCACAGAGCGCGCGGCTGCGGGTCGAACAGGCCAAGGCCGCGCTGCGCAACAGTGTGGGCAATGTGCTACCACTGAATTTCGACGTCAATGCCGAGATCGAACCCTTGCCCGAACTGCCGCCGCTGGCCACGTTGGAAACGCAGGTGTTGGAGCGCAATGCGGGCCTGGCGCGTGCCCGCGCGCTGACCCTGCGCGGACGTGAACAGCTCGGGCTGGAGCGCGCATTGCGCACGCCGGCTGTCACGCTGCGCGCCGGCTACGACGAGGACCCGGAAGTGCGCAGCACCCGCTTTGGCGTTACCGTCACCATTCCTATCTGGGACCGCCGACGCGGACCGGTGGCCGAAGCCACCGCCCAGCTGTCGCGGCTACAGTTCGAGCAGGAACAGGCCGAGTTCGACCTGCGCCAGCAGGTCTCCAACGCCTACCAGCAATACCAGATCGGCAGCAACCAGGTCAGTGCCCTGGAGTCCGGCATCATCCGCCAAGCCGAGGCGGCGCTGCGGGTGGCGGAAGCGGCGTATCGCTTCGGCGAGCGCGGTATTCTCGATTACCTCGATGCGCAGCGGGTCTACCGCAGCGCCCGCAACGAGCTGATCTCCGCCCGCTTCGAGCGCCGCGCCGCGCTGATTGATATTCAAACCCTGAATCAGGAATAA
- a CDS encoding DUF4148 domain-containing protein, translated as MNVKNLITAVAVFAAAGSAFAQQTEFVAPDAGFQSRATRAEVRQDLAQAASEGAIAQRQHDGQDTVYASSSRSRQDVRAEAIRAASIRHYGDVNDTYFGG; from the coding sequence ATGAACGTCAAGAACCTTATCACCGCCGTTGCCGTCTTCGCCGCCGCCGGTTCGGCCTTTGCCCAGCAGACCGAATTCGTTGCCCCGGACGCCGGCTTCCAGTCCCGCGCCACCCGCGCCGAAGTGCGCCAGGACCTGGCCCAAGCCGCCTCGGAAGGCGCGATTGCCCAGCGCCAGCATGACGGCCAGGACACGGTCTACGCTTCCAGCAGCCGCAGCCGCCAGGACGTGCGCGCCGAAGCTATCCGTGCTGCTTCCATCCGCCATTACGGCGATGTGAACGACACCTACTTCGGCGGCTAA
- a CDS encoding isocitrate lyase/phosphoenolpyruvate mutase family protein, translating into MTLKQQLQQQQILIAPGVYDAFSALMAERAGFEALYLSGASIAYTRLGAPDIGLVSFAEVCDTMAAIRERTALPVIIDADTGFGNALNVQRTVRRFERAGASAIQLEDQTSPKRCGHLDGKQLIGAGEMAGKIRAALDARESDQTLIIARTDAVAVDGFDAALDRAEMYLEAGADVLFIEAVRDVAQMRIVTERFGARVPLLANMVEGGKTPLKNAQELQEIGYRLAIFPGGTVRAVAHALDAYFQQLHDAGSNQGNAGRMLDFDALNGVLGTAGILERGRQYEG; encoded by the coding sequence ATGACCCTGAAACAACAGCTGCAACAGCAGCAAATCCTGATCGCGCCCGGCGTCTATGACGCCTTCTCGGCGCTGATGGCCGAGCGCGCAGGCTTCGAGGCGTTGTACCTGTCGGGCGCCAGCATTGCCTATACCCGGCTGGGCGCGCCCGACATCGGCCTGGTCAGCTTCGCCGAGGTCTGCGACACCATGGCCGCGATACGCGAGCGCACCGCGCTGCCAGTGATCATCGATGCCGACACCGGCTTCGGCAATGCCCTGAACGTGCAGCGCACTGTCAGGCGCTTCGAGCGCGCTGGCGCGTCGGCGATTCAGCTGGAGGACCAGACCAGTCCGAAGCGCTGCGGTCATCTGGATGGCAAGCAGCTGATTGGCGCCGGCGAGATGGCTGGCAAGATCCGGGCGGCGCTGGATGCGCGGGAGTCCGACCAGACGCTGATCATTGCCCGCACCGACGCGGTGGCGGTTGATGGTTTCGACGCGGCACTGGACCGCGCCGAGATGTATCTTGAGGCCGGCGCTGACGTACTGTTCATCGAAGCCGTTCGCGACGTGGCGCAGATGCGCATCGTCACCGAGCGCTTTGGCGCCAGGGTGCCGCTGCTGGCCAACATGGTCGAAGGCGGCAAGACGCCGTTGAAGAATGCGCAGGAACTGCAGGAGATCGGCTACCGTCTGGCGATCTTCCCTGGCGGCACGGTGCGGGCGGTAGCGCATGCGCTCGACGCCTACTTCCAGCAGTTGCACGACGCTGGCAGCAACCAGGGGAATGCAGGGCGGATGCTGGACTTTGATGCGCTGAATGGAGTGCTGGGGACGGCGGGGATTCTGGAGAGGGGGCGGCAGTATGAGGGATAG
- a CDS encoding 3-isopropylmalate dehydratase produces the protein MSARVWKFGDGVDTDVMAPGQYMKLPIAELAMHCLEAVRPDFAGGVCEGDILVAGRNFGIGSSREQAPQALKALGIRAVLAQSFGGIFYRNALNLGLMALVCPDIGGIPDGAAIAVDPVAGRILLPQQGLTLPCEPIPGFLMAMVEDGGLLPHLKKQLAQQQKDKEKTE, from the coding sequence ATGAGCGCGCGGGTCTGGAAGTTCGGCGATGGCGTCGATACCGACGTGATGGCGCCCGGCCAGTACATGAAGCTGCCGATCGCGGAGCTTGCCATGCACTGCCTGGAAGCGGTGCGCCCGGACTTTGCCGGTGGAGTGTGCGAAGGCGACATCCTAGTTGCCGGGCGCAACTTCGGCATCGGCTCCTCACGCGAGCAGGCGCCGCAGGCGCTCAAGGCGCTGGGCATCCGCGCCGTGTTGGCGCAGTCCTTCGGCGGCATTTTTTACCGGAATGCGCTGAACCTGGGGCTGATGGCGCTGGTGTGCCCGGATATCGGCGGCATACCCGACGGCGCGGCGATCGCGGTCGACCCGGTGGCGGGCCGCATCCTGCTGCCGCAACAAGGCCTAACATTGCCTTGCGAGCCAATCCCCGGCTTTCTGATGGCGATGGTGGAAGACGGCGGACTGCTGCCGCATCTGAAGAAGCAGCTGGCGCAGCAGCAAAAGGACAAGGAGAAGACGGAATGA
- a CDS encoding 3-isopropylmalate dehydratase large subunit, producing the protein MHTLAQKIIARAAGRETVQPGEIVTCRVDLAMSHDSSGPRRVAPMLDSLGAKVWDPDRYVIVTDHYVPAEDKDSQQILRFTRDWVRDAGIRHFHDEEGICHVVLPERGHVRPGMLIVGGDSHSSTGGAFGAYMFGIGATEMLGVLVTGEIWLKVPGTILIEWMGRFPDGVSAKDAMLFLCGKLGMDGGQYQAVEFAGEAVAALEMQERMTLANMAAELGAQAGLVAPDATTRAWLHAAGAADGPDADWHTDPGAPLLAHHAFHASALAPQVAAPHSPANAGPVEGASGQEIDTAYIGACTGAKLADLRMAARILRGRRVAAGKRLLVAPASLRDQQAAQSEGTLHALADAGAQILPIGCGACAGYGQFRFADGERVISSTARNFKGRMGADSSQVWLASPYTVAASAVAGRITDPRPLLEESR; encoded by the coding sequence ATGCATACGCTTGCGCAGAAAATCATTGCCCGCGCCGCCGGCAGGGAGACGGTGCAGCCTGGCGAGATCGTTACCTGTAGGGTCGACCTGGCGATGTCGCACGATTCTTCCGGCCCGCGCCGAGTGGCGCCGATGCTGGACTCGCTGGGCGCGAAGGTATGGGACCCTGACCGCTACGTGATCGTCACCGACCATTACGTGCCGGCCGAGGACAAGGACTCACAGCAGATCCTGCGCTTTACCCGCGACTGGGTGCGCGATGCCGGCATCCGCCACTTCCATGACGAAGAGGGCATTTGCCACGTTGTGCTGCCGGAACGCGGGCATGTCCGCCCCGGCATGCTGATCGTCGGCGGCGACAGTCATTCCAGCACCGGCGGCGCTTTCGGCGCCTACATGTTCGGCATAGGCGCGACCGAAATGCTGGGCGTGCTGGTGACCGGCGAGATCTGGCTAAAGGTGCCCGGCACCATCCTGATCGAATGGATGGGCCGTTTCCCGGACGGTGTCTCGGCCAAGGATGCGATGCTGTTCCTGTGCGGCAAGCTGGGCATGGATGGCGGCCAGTACCAGGCGGTGGAATTTGCCGGCGAGGCGGTGGCCGCGCTGGAGATGCAGGAGCGGATGACGCTGGCCAATATGGCCGCCGAACTGGGCGCGCAGGCCGGGCTGGTGGCGCCGGATGCGACCACGCGCGCCTGGCTGCACGCCGCGGGCGCTGCGGACGGACCGGATGCCGACTGGCATACCGATCCCGGAGCGCCGCTGCTGGCGCACCACGCATTCCACGCCTCAGCGCTGGCGCCGCAGGTGGCCGCGCCGCACAGCCCTGCCAATGCCGGGCCGGTCGAGGGCGCCTCGGGCCAGGAAATCGACACCGCCTATATCGGCGCCTGCACCGGCGCCAAGCTGGCCGACCTGCGCATGGCCGCCCGCATCCTGCGCGGCCGGCGGGTGGCGGCGGGTAAGCGCCTGCTGGTGGCGCCGGCCTCGTTGCGCGACCAGCAGGCGGCGCAGTCGGAAGGGACGCTGCACGCGCTGGCCGATGCCGGCGCGCAGATCCTGCCGATCGGCTGCGGCGCCTGCGCCGGCTACGGCCAGTTCCGCTTTGCCGACGGCGAGCGCGTGATCTCGTCGACCGCGCGCAACTTCAAAGGCCGCATGGGCGCCGACAGCAGCCAGGTCTGGCTGGCCTCGCCCTACACGGTGGCAGCGTCGGCAGTAGCGGGGCGCATCACGGACCCGCGGCCATTGCTGGAGGAAAGCCGATGA
- a CDS encoding tripartite tricarboxylate transporter substrate binding protein codes for MHTNRPTLRRVAAALAVAAMSMAAASALAQDNSRPIKIIVGAPAGGTTDTLARAVGRGMEVSLKRPVIVENRGGAGGNIAAEAVARSAPNGETILMSFTSHTINASLYPKLPFDPVKDFTPITMVATVPSVLIANQNVPANTLAELLDYAKKNPGALNFAIGGSGSSLHLAGEQLKMMTGVNIVNVAYKGTNPAITDVLAGHVELMFASALNVLPHVQSGKIKLLGVTSATPMPQFPNVPPIGRTVKGFESNAWFGLFGPARMPADVTQRLYEAAKKAIEDPAFVKKLETDGGTPSAMPPQQFGEFVARDVQHWAKVVKFSGAVAE; via the coding sequence ATGCACACTAACCGACCCACCCTGCGCCGCGTCGCGGCCGCCCTGGCCGTTGCCGCCATGAGCATGGCCGCCGCGTCCGCGCTGGCCCAGGACAATTCCCGGCCGATCAAGATCATCGTTGGCGCGCCGGCCGGGGGCACCACCGATACCCTGGCGCGTGCCGTGGGGCGCGGCATGGAAGTGAGCCTGAAACGTCCAGTGATCGTGGAAAACCGCGGCGGCGCCGGCGGTAACATCGCCGCCGAGGCGGTCGCCAGGAGCGCGCCCAATGGCGAAACCATCCTGATGAGCTTCACCAGCCACACCATCAACGCCTCGCTGTACCCGAAGCTGCCGTTCGACCCGGTCAAGGATTTTACGCCAATCACCATGGTCGCCACCGTCCCCAGCGTGCTGATCGCCAACCAGAACGTGCCAGCCAATACGCTGGCTGAACTGCTGGACTATGCGAAGAAGAATCCAGGCGCGCTCAATTTCGCCATCGGCGGCAGCGGTTCCTCGCTGCACCTGGCAGGCGAGCAACTGAAGATGATGACCGGCGTCAATATCGTCAACGTCGCCTACAAGGGTACCAACCCGGCCATCACCGACGTGCTGGCCGGCCATGTCGAACTGATGTTCGCCAGCGCGCTCAACGTGCTGCCGCATGTGCAGAGCGGCAAGATCAAGCTGCTGGGCGTGACCAGCGCCACGCCAATGCCGCAGTTCCCCAACGTGCCGCCGATCGGCAGGACGGTCAAGGGCTTCGAGTCCAATGCCTGGTTCGGCCTGTTCGGCCCTGCCAGGATGCCGGCCGATGTGACGCAGCGGCTCTACGAAGCGGCGAAGAAGGCGATCGAGGACCCGGCTTTTGTGAAGAAGCTGGAAACCGACGGCGGTACCCCGAGCGCGATGCCGCCGCAGCAGTTCGGCGAGTTCGTCGCGCGCGACGTGCAACATTGGGCCAAGGTCGTGAAATTCTCCGGCGCCGTCGCGGAGTAG
- a CDS encoding GntR family transcriptional regulator, with the protein MQAVPGSVVPLYHQIYLVLRDRCVADCDATLPLPGELDLARQYKVSRITMRKALDQLVQEGLVTRRRGAGTFVNPAVVRQTLEQRRAAGLLENIISSALDTSVRVICLERAVPSPEIAGELGLAAGEAAIRTVRVRSIDKGPVSHIATFVPVAIGERLHAEALRARPMLTLLEEQGVKVGHARQTISARLADTDIAALLAVPVGAPLLAVRRLVLDVDGRPVQWLQGLYRPDRYAYRMDLWRGGDEEARVWVQKDEAARP; encoded by the coding sequence ATGCAAGCCGTCCCGGGCTCGGTGGTGCCCCTGTACCACCAGATCTATCTGGTCCTGCGCGACCGCTGCGTCGCCGACTGCGACGCCACCCTGCCACTTCCGGGCGAACTCGATCTTGCGCGACAGTACAAAGTGTCGCGCATCACGATGCGCAAGGCGCTCGACCAGCTGGTGCAGGAGGGTCTGGTCACCCGCCGACGCGGGGCCGGCACCTTCGTCAACCCGGCGGTGGTGAGGCAGACGCTGGAGCAGCGGCGCGCCGCTGGCCTGCTGGAAAACATCATCAGCTCGGCGCTGGACACTTCGGTGCGCGTGATCTGCCTGGAGCGTGCCGTGCCGTCGCCCGAGATTGCCGGCGAACTCGGGCTGGCGGCCGGGGAGGCCGCGATCAGGACGGTGCGGGTGCGCAGCATCGACAAGGGGCCGGTATCGCATATCGCGACCTTCGTGCCGGTGGCGATCGGCGAGCGCCTGCATGCCGAGGCCTTGCGCGCGCGGCCCATGCTGACGCTGCTGGAAGAGCAGGGCGTGAAAGTGGGACACGCCCGACAGACCATTTCGGCGCGGCTGGCCGACACTGACATCGCTGCGCTGCTAGCGGTGCCGGTGGGCGCGCCGCTGCTGGCGGTCAGGCGCCTGGTGCTGGACGTGGATGGCCGGCCGGTGCAATGGCTGCAGGGCCTGTACCGGCCCGACCGCTACGCGTACCGGATGGACCTTTGGCGCGGCGGCGACGAGGAGGCGCGCGTCTGGGTCCAGAAGGACGAGGCTGCGCGGCCGTAG